A genomic segment from Phragmites australis chromosome 6, lpPhrAust1.1, whole genome shotgun sequence encodes:
- the LOC133921438 gene encoding dual specificity protein kinase YAK1 homolog isoform X4, whose translation MEEPGREEDAAGPSWAPSKSTAFRAFAAAAGERTEASPSALGNGVAAHLSNLRAVRKRPFVARLTADIVRTFEKCNLEFKYSESLNPKSFLTNPAVAVHNDGLDNANSDLILYVNLELVDKKSSRRYVVQEMLGQGTFGQVAKCWDAKTNNYVAVKVIKNQPAFYQQAIMEVSLLSMLNDKFDPDDQHHIVRMLDFFLCQNHLCIAFEMLGHNLYELLKRNSLRGLQMKYVRTFSRQILDALVVMKDAGIIHCDLKPENILIAPTVKTAAGVKVIDFGSACIEGKTIYSYIQSRYYRSPEVLLGYPYTTAIDMWSFGCIVAELYIGLPLFPGASEYDVLCRMIEILGGQPPDDLLREAKNTGRFFKHVGSIYPGSEARNGPVSAYRILTEEEIEARESKKPKVGRWYFPRGRLDRLIFAYPWKNLSEENMPEKADCLALVDFLRGLVEFDPNKRWSPLQASYHPFITGEAFIGPYEPVQETPIIPVGRAAVVDHNPGGGHLLGAGLSPQVIGSINRCLRFDNALQPKMPFSYGSSCGSYGSYDFNSVNIYNSPMDPSGFNLRSQAGASFLGSSPDIRRRPHLSHGGGIQLSPGGLGPMSLGASPSQFTPPHSQMQIPTGANGKYGTSPARGGHGSSLGKAAAVGQYNRRRNQGYPPMSMPPHEHTSQLIQGHRDVINAARFDAYGRGNSGYLHNALPNSGHFSWRPQRGVGSGLPLDPSSSHGSFPPTNYNGFPTQHSNVPADTLASTSSIPDPADWDPNYSDESLLQEDHPLSAELSSLHLRDESGQTNRSSRLAPTQSHNIASSNPSLLNQRSGHLFHASSLGESTQPTGHVTFDGYNHANYSQQSFPSYLGQPFQQYNMTSSYIRPMRSHHSDQSVWTNYGLAEPQPTTMGDGMPWGGRADHSFAASRLPPSIARNDFGRIF comes from the exons ATGGAGGAGCCTGGGAGAGAGGAGGACGCCGCGGGGCCGTCGTGGGCGCCGAGCAAGTCCACGGCGTTCCGGGCGTTCGCTGCCGCGGCGGGGGAGCGGACGGAGGCGTCGCCATCCGCCCTGGGTAATGGGGTTGCCGCCCACTTAAGCAACCTCCGCGCCGTCAGGAAGAGGCCT TTTGTTGCAAGATTAACCGCAGACATTGTCCGAACTTTTGAAAAATGCAATCTTGAGTTTAAGTACTCAGAGTCACTAAACCCCAAGAGCTTTCTCACCAATCCTGCAGTTGCTGTTCACAATGATGGCCTTGACAATGCAAATTCTGACCTCATCTTGTATGTCAACTTGGAACTGGTCGATAAAAAGTCAAGCCGGAG GTACGTTGTCCAAGAAATGCTTGGCCAAGGTACCTTTGGGCAGGTTGCAAAATGCTGGGATGCAAAAACCAACAATTATGTTGCAGTGAAGGTTATAAAAAACCAGCCTGCCTTTTACCAGCAGGCTATCATGGAGGTCTCGCTGTTGAGCATG tTAAACGACAAATTTGATCCTGATGATCAACACCATATTGTCCGGATGCTGGATTTTTTTCTCTGCCAAAATCATTTGTGTATAGCCTTTGAAATGCTTGGTCACAACCT atatgaGCTGTTGAAAAGGAATAGCTTAAGAGGTTTGCAAATGAAATATGTCCGAACTTTCTCAAGACAG ATATTGGACGCATTGGTTGTCATGAAAGATGCTGGCATTATTCATTGTGATCTAAAACCGGAAAATATCCTCATAGCTCCAAC TGTAAAAACAGCAGCTGGAGTGAAAGTAATTGATTTTGGATCAGCGTGCATAGAGGGTAAAACCATTTATTCATATATTCAG AGCCGTTATTACAGGTCTCCAGAAGTACTTCTTGGTTATCC ATATACAACTGCCATTGATATGTGGTCATTCGGCTGCATCGTTGCTGAACTGTATATAGGGTTGCCTTTATTTCCTGGAGCGTCGGAATATGATGTCCTTTGCCGTATGATTGAGATTCTTGG TGGGCAACCACCGGATGATCTGCTACGGGAGGCGAAAAACACTGGGAGATTTTTTAAACATGTTGGAAGTATCTATCCTGGTAGTGAGGCACGGAATGGCCCTGTCAGTGCATACAGAATACTAACCGAAGAGGAGATCGAAGCA AGGGAGTCCAAGAAGCCAAAGGTAGGGAGATGGTATTTCCCTCGCGGAAGGCTTGACAGACTCATATTTGCATACCCTTGGAAGAATTTGAGTGAGGAAAACATGCCAG AAAAGGCAGACTGCTTAGCATTGGTTGATTTCTTGAGAGGACTTGTTGAGTTTGATCCTAATAAGCGCTGGTCACCGTTGCAG GCTTCATACCATCCATTCATTACCGGTGAAGCCTTCATTGGTCCTTACGAGCCTGTCCAGGAGACCCCAATAATT CCTGTTGGTCGTGCTGCAGTAGTTGATCACAATCCAGGAGGAGGTCACTTGCTAGGTGCCGGTCTTTCTCCTCAGGTT ATCGGAAGCATTAACAGATGCCTACGATTTGATAATGCTTTACAACCAAAGATGCCTTTTTCATATGGAAGCAGTTGTGGAAGCTATGGAAGCTATGATTTCAATAGTGTCAACATATATAATTCACCAATGGATCCTTCTGGGTTTAATTTACGTTCACAAGCTGGAGCATCATTTCTAGGATCTAGTCCGGATATTCGACGAAGACCTCATCTCTCACATGGTGGTGGCATTCAGTTAAGTCCTGGGGGTCTGGGGCCGATGTCTCTTGGGGCCAGTCCATCACAATTTACTCCACCACATTCCCAGATGCAAATCCCAACTGGTGCTAATGGAAAGTATGGTACGTCTCCAGCAAGAGGTGGTCATGGCTCCTCATTGGGAAAAGCTGCTGCTGTAGGACAATACAATAGAAGGAGGAATCAGGGTTATCCACCTATGTCAATGCCACCACATGAGCACACATCTCAACTGATCCAGGGACACCGAGATGTTATCAATGCTGCTCGCTTTGATGCATATGGTCGAGGAAATTCTGGCTACCTACACAATGCACTCCCTAATTCTGGTCATTTTAGTTGGAGACCGCAAAGAGGTGTTGGCAGTGGTTTACCTTTAGACCCTTCTTCTAGTCATGGCTCTTTTCCGCCCACCAATTACAATGGCTTTCCTACTCAACACTCCAATGTGCCAGCAGATACATTAGCCTCCACCTCGTCAATACCAGATCCAGCCGATTGGGATCCCAACTATAG TGATGAGTCACTCCTGCAAGAGGATCATCCACTGTCAGCTGAGTTAAGTAGTCTTCACCTGAGAGATGAAAGTGGTCAAACAAACAGATCTAGCAGATTGGCTCCTACCCAAAGTCATAATATTGCAAGTTCGAACCCTTCATTGTTGAATCAAAG AAGTGGACACCTGTTTCATGCATCATCACTCGGAGAGAGTACACAACCTACTGGTCATGTCACCTTTGATGGTTACAACCATGCAAATTATTCTCAGCAAAGTTTCCCAAGTTACCTTGGACAACCATTTCAGCAGTACAACATGACTTCCAGTTACATACGTCCGATGAGGTCCCACCACAGTGATCAGTCTGTCTGGACTAACTATGGCTTGGCAGAACCTCAACCCACTACTATGGGTGACGGAATGCCCTGGG GAGGGAGAGCTGATCACTCTTTTGCAGCAAGTAGACTGCCACCTTCCATTGCAAGAAATGATTTTGGGAGGATCTTTTAG
- the LOC133921438 gene encoding dual specificity protein kinase YAK1 homolog isoform X6 encodes MLGQGTFGQVAKCWDAKTNNYVAVKVIKNQPAFYQQAIMEVSLLSMLNDKFDPDDQHHIVRMLDFFLCQNHLCIAFEMLGHNLYELLKRNSLRGLQMKYVRTFSRQILDALVVMKDAGIIHCDLKPENILIAPTVKTAAGVKVIDFGSACIEGKTIYSYIQSRYYRSPEVLLGYPYTTAIDMWSFGCIVAELYIGLPLFPGASEYDVLCRMIEILGGQPPDDLLREAKNTGRFFKHVGSIYPGSEARNGPVSAYRILTEEEIEARESKKPKVGRWYFPRGRLDRLIFAYPWKNLSEENMPETEKADCLALVDFLRGLVEFDPNKRWSPLQASYHPFITGEAFIGPYEPVQETPIIPVGRAAVVDHNPGGGHLLGAGLSPQVIGSINRCLRFDNALQPKMPFSYGSSCGSYGSYDFNSVNIYNSPMDPSGFNLRSQAGASFLGSSPDIRRRPHLSHGGGIQLSPGGLGPMSLGASPSQFTPPHSQMQIPTGANGKYGTSPARGGHGSSLGKAAAVGQYNRRRNQGYPPMSMPPHEHTSQLIQGHRDVINAARFDAYGRGNSGYLHNALPNSGHFSWRPQRGVGSGLPLDPSSSHGSFPPTNYNGFPTQHSNVPADTLASTSSIPDPADWDPNYSDESLLQEDHPLSAELSSLHLRDESGQTNRSSRLAPTQSHNIASSNPSLLNQRSGHLFHASSLGESTQPTGHVTFDGYNHANYSQQSFPSYLGQPFQQYNMTSSYIRPMRSHHSDQSVWTNYGLAEPQPTTMGDGMPWGGRADHSFAASRLPPSIARNDFGRIF; translated from the exons ATGCTTGGCCAAGGTACCTTTGGGCAGGTTGCAAAATGCTGGGATGCAAAAACCAACAATTATGTTGCAGTGAAGGTTATAAAAAACCAGCCTGCCTTTTACCAGCAGGCTATCATGGAGGTCTCGCTGTTGAGCATG tTAAACGACAAATTTGATCCTGATGATCAACACCATATTGTCCGGATGCTGGATTTTTTTCTCTGCCAAAATCATTTGTGTATAGCCTTTGAAATGCTTGGTCACAACCT atatgaGCTGTTGAAAAGGAATAGCTTAAGAGGTTTGCAAATGAAATATGTCCGAACTTTCTCAAGACAG ATATTGGACGCATTGGTTGTCATGAAAGATGCTGGCATTATTCATTGTGATCTAAAACCGGAAAATATCCTCATAGCTCCAAC TGTAAAAACAGCAGCTGGAGTGAAAGTAATTGATTTTGGATCAGCGTGCATAGAGGGTAAAACCATTTATTCATATATTCAG AGCCGTTATTACAGGTCTCCAGAAGTACTTCTTGGTTATCC ATATACAACTGCCATTGATATGTGGTCATTCGGCTGCATCGTTGCTGAACTGTATATAGGGTTGCCTTTATTTCCTGGAGCGTCGGAATATGATGTCCTTTGCCGTATGATTGAGATTCTTGG TGGGCAACCACCGGATGATCTGCTACGGGAGGCGAAAAACACTGGGAGATTTTTTAAACATGTTGGAAGTATCTATCCTGGTAGTGAGGCACGGAATGGCCCTGTCAGTGCATACAGAATACTAACCGAAGAGGAGATCGAAGCA AGGGAGTCCAAGAAGCCAAAGGTAGGGAGATGGTATTTCCCTCGCGGAAGGCTTGACAGACTCATATTTGCATACCCTTGGAAGAATTTGAGTGAGGAAAACATGCCAG AGACAGAAAAGGCAGACTGCTTAGCATTGGTTGATTTCTTGAGAGGACTTGTTGAGTTTGATCCTAATAAGCGCTGGTCACCGTTGCAG GCTTCATACCATCCATTCATTACCGGTGAAGCCTTCATTGGTCCTTACGAGCCTGTCCAGGAGACCCCAATAATT CCTGTTGGTCGTGCTGCAGTAGTTGATCACAATCCAGGAGGAGGTCACTTGCTAGGTGCCGGTCTTTCTCCTCAGGTT ATCGGAAGCATTAACAGATGCCTACGATTTGATAATGCTTTACAACCAAAGATGCCTTTTTCATATGGAAGCAGTTGTGGAAGCTATGGAAGCTATGATTTCAATAGTGTCAACATATATAATTCACCAATGGATCCTTCTGGGTTTAATTTACGTTCACAAGCTGGAGCATCATTTCTAGGATCTAGTCCGGATATTCGACGAAGACCTCATCTCTCACATGGTGGTGGCATTCAGTTAAGTCCTGGGGGTCTGGGGCCGATGTCTCTTGGGGCCAGTCCATCACAATTTACTCCACCACATTCCCAGATGCAAATCCCAACTGGTGCTAATGGAAAGTATGGTACGTCTCCAGCAAGAGGTGGTCATGGCTCCTCATTGGGAAAAGCTGCTGCTGTAGGACAATACAATAGAAGGAGGAATCAGGGTTATCCACCTATGTCAATGCCACCACATGAGCACACATCTCAACTGATCCAGGGACACCGAGATGTTATCAATGCTGCTCGCTTTGATGCATATGGTCGAGGAAATTCTGGCTACCTACACAATGCACTCCCTAATTCTGGTCATTTTAGTTGGAGACCGCAAAGAGGTGTTGGCAGTGGTTTACCTTTAGACCCTTCTTCTAGTCATGGCTCTTTTCCGCCCACCAATTACAATGGCTTTCCTACTCAACACTCCAATGTGCCAGCAGATACATTAGCCTCCACCTCGTCAATACCAGATCCAGCCGATTGGGATCCCAACTATAG TGATGAGTCACTCCTGCAAGAGGATCATCCACTGTCAGCTGAGTTAAGTAGTCTTCACCTGAGAGATGAAAGTGGTCAAACAAACAGATCTAGCAGATTGGCTCCTACCCAAAGTCATAATATTGCAAGTTCGAACCCTTCATTGTTGAATCAAAG AAGTGGACACCTGTTTCATGCATCATCACTCGGAGAGAGTACACAACCTACTGGTCATGTCACCTTTGATGGTTACAACCATGCAAATTATTCTCAGCAAAGTTTCCCAAGTTACCTTGGACAACCATTTCAGCAGTACAACATGACTTCCAGTTACATACGTCCGATGAGGTCCCACCACAGTGATCAGTCTGTCTGGACTAACTATGGCTTGGCAGAACCTCAACCCACTACTATGGGTGACGGAATGCCCTGGG GAGGGAGAGCTGATCACTCTTTTGCAGCAAGTAGACTGCCACCTTCCATTGCAAGAAATGATTTTGGGAGGATCTTTTAG